The DNA segment ACTCTCAGGCGGGCTACCTGCCGCTGAAGCTGGCTGCTCAAACTGCGCTTGAGTTTTCGTAATCTGCCAATGGACAGCTAGCGATAAGATGGCTGTGCCAAAACAGAGAAACATTACTATACGCGCTACAGATTCATTTCTTACCATTGCCATCGCCTATTGTTTATCCCTGACATATCCAGTGGGCTAATTGGTTCATGAGTACATCCCAAATTATCAATAATTTATAGTTACTTATCTGTTCTCTCATAACTCTGTCGATAGTTTTGAGCAAACTAACACTATCAGGAGATCCCTGCACAAAATTCTTGGGGAAAAATTGTCTTCTCAGGAACACTTACAGTGCATAAAATTCATCATTATTGGTGTGGGTGAGAGAAAAATCATGTTTGAAAAACTATTTCTTGCAGTCATAATTACATTTTCCCTGAATTTATTTTTTCAATTCCGCATACTCAATTCCACTCATGCTGGTATTAATGATCCACAACACACACAAACATCAACAACAATTATTCTGAAAAACCCGGAAAAATAACCTTTTCTGTGACTACTTTGCCTATATTAACAGCAGTGAGATTTTAGCCACTTTTGGAGCAGCACTTAGGTTTGCTCGCAAGCCGCGCTTAACGTCTCTTGTCCAATATCTTTAATGGCATTTATTGTCGATTTTATCAACCGTTAATAAACGGAGCGCTTTAATTGCAAATACTTAAGTAATCAGACTGAAATTAAAATAGTTATAAATAAAAATTATATACGTATGTAGTATTTATTAGGGGTCACAATAGACTTGGAATATAGCTATTAATGTCTCTAACTTTATATACCGCCATGTACCAGTCAGAAATCCGTCACTGTTGAAGGAACATTGCGCCCATTAGCTTGTCTAATAGAAAAGGATAATTTAAAGTTCAGTACGATCTATGAGCCAATCGATTACTGTATCCTGGTCAACTGTTGATGCAAGATACCCAGAAGCATCGGTGCAAGTTGACAAACTCTCTAACCACGATCTAATCTTACGCTGTCAAGTCGGACTGCGCCCGGATCGTGCTGCGTTTGCCGAGCTATTGCGCCGCTATCAAAGTCAAGTTGATCGAGTTCTATACCACCTGGCTCCAGATTGGCCTGACAGAGCCGATTTAGCTCAAGAAGTGTGGATTCGAGTGTATCGAAATATTAACCGATTACAAGAGCCAGTCAAGTTTCGCGGCTGGTTAAGCCGGATTGCTACCAACTTGTTCTATGACGAGTTGCGTAAACGTAAGCGGGTAGCCAGTCCCTTGTCACTGGATGCTCCCCGCACACTAGAAGACGGGGAAATGGATTGGGAAATTGCTGGCGATACTCCAGGACCTGAAGAAGAACTGACAACTAGAGAATTTTACGAGCAACTGCGAGAAGCGATCGCGGATTTACCAGAGGTGTTTCGGACTACCATTGTTCTTAGAGAAATCGAAGGTATGGCATACGAAGAAATTGCCGAAATTACTGGTGTTTCTTTGGGAACTGTGAAATCAAGAATCGCTAGAGCTAGATCCAGATTGCAAACTCAGTTGCAAACCTATCTAGATGCCTAATTTACAAAATCTGGTGATTGCCTAATGGCAAAATTTAAACATTGTTTAAGAATTTTAATCTCAATTTAGAGTCTTGCTCCCATAAAGAGGGAATTCAAGCAATTTATCAGGATTTTACGTTGTCTTTACCCGCATATGAATTGGTCATAATGCTACAATGAATACTAATTCTCCATTTAATGACCTTTCCCCTTGGCTAGATCCTCAAGATTTGTCAAACCGAACAGGTCAGCGTACCAATGAGTCAACGGGTGCTATGGATATGGTGAAGCGCGATCGCTTCGAGTTATTAAGTGCTTACCTCGATGGAGAGGTGACAGCTGCCGAAAGCAGGCAAGTGGAAGAATGGCTAAAAAACGATGCCTCAGTTCAATGCCTGTATAGCCGACTACTAAATCTCAGACGCGGCTTGCGGACTGTCCCAGTACCGACAGCCCAACAACCGCCAGAACTTACAGCAGAGCAAGTATTAAAGCGTGTACGCCACCGTTCCCGTCCCATTTGGGCATTTGGAGGAGCCGTTGTAGCTGCTTGTATTATTGGTGCTGTATCTGGCTTGCTCCCAGGTGGTGAATTCAACATACCTCAACTGGCGCGACAACAACCAGTAGAGCCAAGACTACCGGGGACAACGCCTGTAGGTTCAAGTTCCCCCCTAATGGTGGCATTAAATAATCCAGTCATAGAAATTCCCAAAGCGGCAATAGCCTCCCCGGAACAATCAGTTAATCTGGAGCAGCCTCT comes from the Nodularia sp. NIES-3585 genome and includes:
- a CDS encoding sigma-70 family RNA polymerase sigma factor, giving the protein MSQSITVSWSTVDARYPEASVQVDKLSNHDLILRCQVGLRPDRAAFAELLRRYQSQVDRVLYHLAPDWPDRADLAQEVWIRVYRNINRLQEPVKFRGWLSRIATNLFYDELRKRKRVASPLSLDAPRTLEDGEMDWEIAGDTPGPEEELTTREFYEQLREAIADLPEVFRTTIVLREIEGMAYEEIAEITGVSLGTVKSRIARARSRLQTQLQTYLDA
- a CDS encoding anti-sigma factor, with the protein product MNTNSPFNDLSPWLDPQDLSNRTGQRTNESTGAMDMVKRDRFELLSAYLDGEVTAAESRQVEEWLKNDASVQCLYSRLLNLRRGLRTVPVPTAQQPPELTAEQVLKRVRHRSRPIWAFGGAVVAACIIGAVSGLLPGGEFNIPQLARQQPVEPRLPGTTPVGSSSPLMVALNNPVIEIPKAAIASPEQSVNLEQPLSGEIEPNIN